One genomic window of Leptospira saintgironsiae includes the following:
- a CDS encoding TIGR04452 family lipoprotein, which translates to MKRFYITILIILSVANCVAVDTLGITDTYKGDEAKKKLLAAAKIGDYLTANAAFTEQGYTGSQLDSLVATQVITASIIDEAVFSLDESKYYKKKDVDNCAQVIQFLGVALDYDSFTTYLTNRTCRLSPNDMFLDQNLGKSSNSGS; encoded by the coding sequence ATGAAACGATTCTATATCACAATCCTGATTATACTTTCCGTTGCGAATTGTGTCGCAGTAGATACATTAGGAATAACTGATACTTATAAGGGAGATGAAGCAAAGAAAAAATTATTGGCAGCGGCAAAAATTGGGGATTATTTAACAGCAAATGCTGCTTTTACTGAGCAAGGTTATACTGGATCACAATTGGATTCTTTAGTGGCTACACAGGTTATTACTGCTTCTATTATAGATGAGGCTGTATTTAGTCTAGATGAATCCAAGTATTATAAAAAGAAGGACGTGGACAATTGCGCTCAAGTAATCCAATTCTTAGGAGTCGCATTGGATTATGATTCATTTACAACATATCTAACCAACAGGACTTGTCGTTTGAGTCCCAACGATATGTTCCTGGATCAGAATCTTGGTAAAAGTTCGAATAGCGGTAGCTGA
- a CDS encoding TetR/AcrR family transcriptional regulator, with amino-acid sequence MKLETSGSRRQDNKTKNRNAILNAARRVFATIGFEACSTREIIRESGLAQGTFYNYYKDKESVMQDIADELAEGIRKGIREARAKAETPLAFLSDAYFAVFHVMMQERIHLDLLTRNRDIIRGYLFQGGSMTYILEELDSDLERMVKSGGFPPHPIRITSVMMVAAGFEAMVLLAKEDGYDLRKLSDYLGLLFQGGIHNVSKVIQEDRELLGG; translated from the coding sequence ATGAAATTAGAAACTTCCGGGTCCAGAAGACAGGACAATAAAACAAAAAATAGGAATGCGATCCTAAATGCAGCCCGTAGGGTTTTCGCTACAATTGGATTCGAGGCATGTTCCACACGAGAAATTATCCGAGAAAGTGGTCTTGCTCAGGGCACATTCTATAATTATTATAAAGATAAGGAATCCGTAATGCAGGACATCGCGGATGAATTAGCGGAAGGGATCCGAAAAGGAATTAGAGAAGCGAGAGCGAAAGCAGAAACTCCGCTGGCTTTTTTGAGCGATGCTTATTTTGCAGTTTTTCATGTAATGATGCAGGAAAGAATTCATTTGGATCTATTAACCAGGAACAGAGATATTATTCGTGGTTATTTATTCCAAGGTGGTTCCATGACTTATATCTTAGAAGAATTGGACAGTGACTTGGAAAGGATGGTAAAGTCAGGAGGTTTCCCTCCACATCCAATCCGGATTACTTCCGTGATGATGGTTGCCGCTGGCTTCGAAGCAATGGTTCTTCTTGCAAAGGAAGACGGTTATGATCTTAGAAAATTGTCCGATTATCTAGGTCTTCTTTTCCAAGGTGGAATACATAATGTTTCGAAGGTAATCCAGGAAGATAGAGAGTTGCTCGGCGGGTAA
- a CDS encoding phytoene desaturase family protein, whose translation MDFSSEEYDICIIGSGPNGLAAASVLAGSGLSVLILEASDTIGGGLRTKELTLPGFHHDVCSAAHPMGILSPYLKTLPLEKHGLKWIEPEASVAHPLDGESAVLLKLSLKETAKELGADEKSYIKLISPFLKNPEGLLSDALAPLGIPKHPFLLGRFGLLGIRSAKSLANSWFKEERAKALFAGCAGHSIFPLEKFLSGALGLLFSLTGHVRSWPVVQGGSAMIAKSLESYLKVLGVKFQTNYKVSSLSQLPKTKAILFDTSPDQLGSVAGNTLSSSYINRISSYKYGPGVFKMDWALDGPIPWKDPNCLLASTVHVGGKLSEIAKAEAEVWSGKHPDRPYMLVVQQSQFDGTRAPKGKHTGYAYCHVPSGSTKDMAEVLENQIERFAPGFKDRILARHSMNTKDFYSYNLNYVGGAITGGAADLPQAFFRPIARMNPYTTPNPHIYICSGSTPPGGGVHGMCGYYAAKTVLKKIHKLKSIRY comes from the coding sequence ATGGATTTCAGTTCCGAAGAATATGATATTTGTATCATAGGATCCGGCCCGAACGGATTGGCAGCAGCCTCCGTTTTGGCGGGTTCTGGACTTTCAGTTTTAATATTGGAAGCTTCGGATACGATAGGCGGCGGCTTACGAACTAAAGAGTTAACCTTACCAGGTTTTCATCATGATGTTTGTTCCGCTGCTCATCCTATGGGAATTTTATCTCCTTACTTAAAAACACTTCCTCTGGAAAAACACGGACTTAAATGGATAGAACCAGAAGCTTCCGTGGCCCACCCTCTGGATGGAGAATCTGCAGTATTACTAAAATTATCATTAAAAGAAACTGCGAAAGAATTAGGTGCAGATGAAAAATCCTATATAAAACTGATCTCACCATTTCTAAAAAATCCAGAAGGACTTTTGTCTGATGCATTAGCTCCTCTTGGCATTCCAAAACATCCTTTTTTATTAGGAAGATTCGGACTGTTAGGCATTCGATCCGCAAAGTCGCTCGCAAACTCTTGGTTTAAAGAAGAAAGAGCAAAGGCATTATTCGCAGGTTGCGCCGGACATTCTATCTTTCCATTGGAGAAGTTCTTAAGTGGAGCGCTTGGACTTTTGTTCTCTTTGACAGGGCATGTTCGTTCCTGGCCGGTAGTACAAGGTGGATCTGCAATGATAGCAAAATCTCTGGAGTCTTATTTAAAAGTACTCGGAGTAAAATTCCAAACGAATTATAAAGTTTCTAGTTTATCACAACTTCCTAAAACAAAGGCAATTCTTTTTGACACAAGCCCTGATCAATTAGGATCGGTTGCAGGAAATACATTATCTTCTTCTTATATTAACAGAATCTCATCTTATAAATATGGGCCAGGTGTATTCAAAATGGATTGGGCCTTGGATGGTCCTATTCCTTGGAAAGATCCGAATTGTTTACTCGCTTCTACAGTCCATGTGGGCGGAAAACTATCTGAAATTGCGAAAGCAGAAGCAGAAGTCTGGTCAGGAAAACATCCTGATCGTCCTTATATGTTGGTCGTCCAACAAAGCCAATTTGATGGGACCAGAGCGCCAAAAGGAAAACATACAGGCTACGCGTACTGTCATGTGCCTTCTGGTTCCACAAAGGATATGGCTGAAGTTTTAGAAAATCAGATCGAAAGATTCGCGCCCGGATTCAAAGACAGAATATTAGCCAGACATTCAATGAATACTAAGGATTTTTATTCTTATAATTTAAACTATGTGGGTGGGGCAATCACAGGTGGAGCAGCAGATCTTCCTCAGGCATTCTTTAGGCCAATCGCAAGAATGAATCCTTATACCACTCCAAATCCTCATATTTATATTTGTTCCGGTTCCACACCTCCCGGAGGAGGAGTGCATGGAATGTGTGGATACTACGCAGCCAAAACAGTATTAAAAAAAATTCATAAACTAAAATCGATTCGTTATTAA
- a CDS encoding DUF3556 domain-containing protein yields the protein MFLPKAPPYDALAWAKMSFADRARLSCQAWAVQGYGSPLGAYIVYVLKIALYIAGWVYFCSFSPGLGTWDTISWWFVPVAFQKAIVWSLLFEVLGLGCGSGPLTGRYFPPVGGFLYFLRPKTTKMPLFEGAPIIGGRTRGILEIVAYASVLVYSTLCLIHPAPGFEQFLPIIIGLVIAGILDKTVFLAARAEHYWVTIVVFAFAQNWIAGAMIVQLSIWLFAGFSKLNSHFPSVVCVMASNSPFTPFAWFRKAMYKNYPEDLRPSSTAVAKANMGIVLEMGTPIVLFTAIMTGSQTVLYLGLGMMVFLHSYITSNFPMGVPIEWNFLVVYSGFFLFGANPTITPFQLDSAPVAAFLFVFSLALPIIGNIRPDWVSFLLAMRYYAGNWAVSVWMFKEDSYKKLEKLTKTSGWLYDQLDMFYERKVSVGLVSKVMAFRLMHLHGKAFQKIVPKAVKNFEKYEWVEGELVAGMVVGWNFGEGHLHSEQLLRSVQAQCGFKDEELRCIFIEGQPLGKSTINYRIHDAEKGLIEDGKIEVADLKELQPWPTK from the coding sequence ATGTTCCTTCCTAAAGCTCCCCCCTATGATGCCTTGGCCTGGGCGAAAATGTCGTTCGCGGACAGGGCTCGTTTGTCCTGCCAAGCCTGGGCAGTCCAAGGTTATGGCTCCCCTCTTGGAGCATATATCGTTTACGTCTTAAAGATAGCATTATACATCGCTGGTTGGGTTTATTTCTGCTCTTTCAGTCCAGGGCTTGGAACCTGGGATACCATCTCTTGGTGGTTCGTTCCGGTTGCTTTTCAAAAAGCAATCGTTTGGAGTTTGTTATTCGAAGTTTTAGGACTTGGATGTGGAAGCGGTCCGTTAACAGGAAGATATTTCCCTCCTGTAGGTGGGTTCTTATATTTCTTAAGACCTAAGACCACTAAGATGCCTTTATTCGAAGGAGCTCCTATCATCGGAGGAAGAACAAGAGGGATTCTAGAGATCGTAGCTTACGCTTCGGTTTTGGTTTATTCTACTCTATGTTTGATCCACCCTGCTCCAGGATTTGAACAATTTTTGCCGATCATCATTGGTTTGGTCATTGCTGGAATATTAGATAAAACTGTTTTTCTTGCAGCGAGAGCAGAACATTATTGGGTAACTATAGTAGTATTTGCATTCGCACAGAACTGGATTGCAGGTGCGATGATTGTTCAACTTTCTATTTGGTTATTCGCAGGATTTTCTAAACTCAATTCTCACTTCCCGAGTGTAGTTTGTGTGATGGCGAGTAATAGCCCATTTACTCCTTTTGCTTGGTTCAGAAAAGCAATGTATAAAAATTATCCGGAAGATCTTCGTCCTTCTTCTACAGCAGTAGCAAAAGCAAATATGGGGATCGTTTTGGAAATGGGAACTCCAATCGTTCTATTTACTGCGATCATGACCGGTTCTCAAACAGTTCTATACTTAGGACTCGGAATGATGGTATTCCTACATAGTTATATCACAAGTAACTTCCCAATGGGAGTTCCGATAGAATGGAACTTCTTAGTAGTTTACTCCGGCTTCTTCTTGTTCGGAGCAAACCCAACTATCACTCCTTTCCAATTAGATTCTGCTCCTGTTGCTGCATTCTTATTCGTATTCTCATTAGCTCTTCCAATCATCGGAAACATCAGACCTGATTGGGTATCCTTCTTACTCGCGATGAGATATTACGCAGGAAACTGGGCAGTCAGCGTTTGGATGTTCAAAGAAGATAGTTATAAAAAATTAGAGAAACTGACCAAAACTTCCGGATGGTTGTATGACCAATTGGATATGTTTTACGAAAGAAAAGTATCTGTTGGTTTAGTAAGTAAGGTAATGGCCTTCCGACTCATGCACTTACATGGAAAGGCATTCCAAAAAATTGTACCAAAAGCAGTTAAGAACTTTGAAAAGTATGAATGGGTAGAAGGTGAACTGGTAGCAGGAATGGTCGTTGGCTGGAACTTCGGAGAAGGTCACCTACATAGTGAACAACTACTTAGATCCGTACAAGCTCAATGTGGGTTCAAGGATGAAGAACTTCGTTGCATCTTTATAGAAGGTCAACCATTAGGAAAATCTACTATTAACTACAGGATCCATGACGCTGAAAAAGGTTTGATAGAAGACGGAAAGATAGAAGTTGCCGATTTGAAGGAACTCCAACCTTGGCCGACTAAATAA
- a CDS encoding ATP-binding cassette domain-containing protein, which produces MQSSIVANGVSFEFSDGRILFQNLNFSLGQERTVLVGPNGIGKTYLAKLISGEIETSKGKISRNSAISYLPQREKPERITVEEYLQNYSWSLLGEKLLTGIDRKSFCDQLSGGEWMRVRLAEKLEDQFLILDEPTNDLDGEAKKVLIRFLKEYEYGFLLISHDRECLKLCETILELSNLGLNKYGGGWNSYEETKERERTNSIIALEKARRERDIAQAERIEQIEKQEKRNRKGAKSAAKGGIPKILLGARKSNAQTTSGKVSTSSLEKANEKIREVYNAMDRLKIDPVMYADLSGKEIPSQKLVAEAKNFNIRFQDWIYKENLNFSWKGNIRVAIKGINGSGKSSLLQALLGSDLETRGSITLGKLNTLYIDQRCNQLDDSKSIFENVRDVSTLDESEIRSGLAKFLFFKDTVFQKAYTLSGGERLRAALARGLLSTEKTELLLLDEPTNNLDLGNIEFLEGLIREFKAAIIVVSHDEKFLENSGIQEELTIKHILNVTN; this is translated from the coding sequence ATGCAATCAAGTATCGTCGCAAATGGCGTCTCTTTCGAATTTTCGGACGGACGTATTCTATTCCAAAATCTTAATTTTTCTTTAGGACAAGAACGCACTGTTCTTGTGGGTCCAAACGGCATTGGAAAGACCTATCTTGCCAAATTGATCTCAGGAGAAATTGAAACTAGCAAAGGAAAAATTTCCAGAAATTCTGCAATCTCTTATCTACCTCAAAGAGAAAAACCGGAACGGATCACTGTAGAAGAATATTTACAGAATTATTCTTGGTCATTACTCGGAGAAAAACTTTTAACGGGTATTGATCGAAAAAGTTTCTGTGATCAATTAAGCGGAGGCGAATGGATGAGGGTACGTCTGGCAGAAAAATTGGAAGACCAATTTTTAATCCTGGATGAACCCACAAACGATCTGGACGGAGAAGCAAAAAAAGTCCTAATCCGATTCTTAAAAGAATATGAATACGGATTTCTGCTCATATCTCACGACAGAGAATGTTTAAAACTTTGTGAAACTATTTTAGAACTATCTAATTTAGGCTTAAACAAGTACGGAGGTGGCTGGAATTCCTACGAAGAAACCAAGGAAAGAGAAAGAACAAATTCGATAATCGCTCTGGAAAAAGCAAGAAGAGAAAGAGATATTGCCCAAGCAGAAAGAATAGAACAGATCGAAAAACAAGAAAAAAGAAATCGCAAAGGTGCAAAATCAGCAGCAAAAGGTGGAATACCAAAAATATTATTAGGTGCTCGTAAGAGTAATGCACAAACTACTTCCGGAAAAGTAAGTACTTCTAGTTTAGAAAAAGCAAATGAGAAGATCCGAGAAGTATATAATGCGATGGATCGACTAAAAATCGATCCGGTCATGTATGCGGATCTTTCCGGAAAAGAAATACCTTCTCAAAAACTAGTTGCAGAGGCAAAAAATTTTAATATCCGTTTTCAAGATTGGATCTATAAGGAAAATTTAAACTTTTCCTGGAAAGGAAATATTAGGGTCGCGATTAAGGGAATAAATGGATCTGGAAAATCCAGTTTATTGCAAGCATTACTTGGATCAGACTTGGAAACAAGAGGGTCAATCACATTAGGGAAATTGAATACTCTATATATAGACCAAAGATGTAATCAATTAGATGATTCTAAGAGTATTTTTGAAAATGTAAGAGATGTTTCCACTTTAGATGAAAGCGAGATCCGAAGCGGACTGGCGAAATTCCTATTTTTCAAGGACACAGTCTTTCAAAAAGCCTATACACTCAGCGGAGGAGAACGTTTGAGAGCGGCATTGGCAAGAGGACTGTTAAGTACGGAAAAAACGGAACTTCTACTCTTAGATGAACCCACAAATAATTTAGATTTAGGAAATATAGAATTTCTGGAAGGGCTGATTCGTGAGTTTAAGGCTGCAATTATAGTCGTTTCTCACGATGAGAAGTTTTTAGAAAACTCTGGGATCCAGGAAGAATTGACTATAAAACACATTCTAAATGTGACCAATTAG
- a CDS encoding helix-turn-helix domain-containing protein, translated as MKDIQKPYRIKTISEFHQLRGLPKPEHPLISVVDYGSIIHSSDFNLTSWTLDFYSISLKRNSAVKMKYGQQEYDFDDGILFFMAPGQVFRIEIGNDRKPEHAGWILLVHPDFIWNSALAKNIRKYEYFDYSVNEALFLSEKEEVVLNDIVGNIRQEYHSNIDKFSQDIIISHITTLLNYAERFYHRQFITRKITNHKLLDRLEEILVEYFREGDLREKGLPSVQYVADLLNVSPKYLSGLLNVLTGQSTQQHIHDKLIEQAKEKLSTTDLPITAIAYELGFEHSQSFSKLFKSKTKLTPVEFRRSFT; from the coding sequence GTGAAAGACATTCAAAAACCATATAGAATTAAGACCATCAGCGAATTCCATCAGTTGAGAGGTTTGCCAAAACCTGAACATCCTTTGATTAGTGTAGTAGATTATGGATCTATTATACATTCTTCGGATTTTAATCTTACGAGTTGGACTCTCGATTTTTATTCCATTTCTCTAAAAAGGAACTCTGCCGTAAAAATGAAATATGGGCAGCAGGAATATGATTTTGACGATGGTATCTTGTTCTTTATGGCTCCCGGTCAAGTTTTCAGGATCGAGATAGGTAATGACAGAAAACCGGAACATGCAGGGTGGATCTTGCTCGTCCATCCAGACTTCATCTGGAATTCCGCATTGGCTAAGAATATTCGGAAATACGAATATTTTGATTACTCTGTAAATGAGGCTTTATTCCTGTCTGAAAAAGAAGAAGTCGTATTGAACGATATCGTTGGTAATATTCGGCAAGAATATCATTCCAATATCGACAAATTTAGTCAGGACATCATTATTTCCCATATTACTACTCTACTCAATTATGCGGAAAGATTCTATCACCGCCAGTTTATCACAAGAAAGATCACGAATCACAAACTCTTGGATCGTTTGGAAGAAATTTTAGTCGAATATTTTCGGGAAGGAGACTTAAGAGAAAAAGGTCTACCTTCAGTTCAATATGTAGCGGATCTATTGAATGTTTCTCCTAAATATCTGAGCGGGCTGTTAAACGTATTAACCGGCCAGAGTACTCAGCAGCATATTCATGATAAATTGATCGAACAGGCAAAAGAAAAATTGTCTACTACCGATTTGCCGATAACCGCAATCGCTTATGAATTAGGTTTCGAACACTCCCAATCTTTTAGTAAACTATTCAAAAGTAAGACAAAACTTACTCCTGTCGAATTTCGTCGTTCGTTCACTTAG
- a CDS encoding NAD(P)H-binding protein: protein MKIIITGSLGHISKPLTEELISKGHSVTVISSKPERRKEIEAIGAIASIGKMEDSEFLSQTFQGADIVYVMEAIGYESFFDQNLDIMDAIRQIANSYKVAIEQSGIKRVIHLSSIGAHTNSDSGILAFHHEAENILKRLPSDVSIKFMRPVGFYYNMFAFIQTIKAKGAIISNYGGDEIEPWVSPSDIAEVIAEEIEKPFEGRSIRYIASDEVSPNDIAKILGKEIGKPDLKWTVISDEEALNGMISAGMNPKTAKGFMEMNASRRGGVLYEDYFRNRPRLERTKLKDFAKNFASAYERMK from the coding sequence ATGAAGATTATTATTACAGGCTCACTCGGACATATCAGCAAACCACTTACCGAAGAATTGATCTCCAAGGGTCACTCGGTTACTGTTATCAGTAGTAAACCGGAGCGGAGAAAGGAAATAGAAGCGATAGGCGCTATTGCTTCTATCGGCAAAATGGAAGATAGCGAATTCTTATCGCAAACTTTTCAAGGCGCTGATATAGTTTATGTTATGGAAGCGATCGGCTACGAAAGCTTTTTTGATCAGAACCTGGATATCATGGATGCAATCCGTCAGATTGCGAATAGTTATAAAGTAGCCATCGAACAATCAGGAATTAAGCGAGTAATCCATTTGAGTAGTATAGGAGCACATACCAATTCGGATAGTGGGATACTTGCTTTTCATCATGAGGCGGAAAATATCCTAAAAAGATTACCGAGCGATGTTTCTATTAAGTTTATGCGTCCGGTCGGATTTTATTATAATATGTTTGCATTTATACAAACGATAAAGGCAAAAGGAGCAATCATATCCAATTATGGGGGAGATGAAATAGAGCCTTGGGTTTCTCCTTCCGACATTGCTGAGGTAATTGCAGAAGAGATTGAAAAACCTTTCGAAGGAAGAAGTATTCGATATATCGCAAGTGATGAAGTTTCTCCGAATGACATCGCTAAAATTTTGGGCAAAGAGATCGGAAAACCTGATCTGAAATGGACAGTTATCTCCGATGAAGAAGCATTGAACGGAATGATCTCAGCCGGAATGAATCCAAAAACTGCAAAAGGTTTTATGGAAATGAATGCATCCAGAAGAGGCGGAGTATTGTATGAGGACTATTTCCGAAATCGACCTAGATTGGAAAGGACCAAATTAAAGGACTTTGCTAAAAATTTTGCTTCGGCTTATGAGCGAATGAAGTAG
- the vapB gene encoding type II toxin-antitoxin system antitoxin VapB, whose product MNRAKIFKNGDSQAIRLPKEYRFKGKEVYIHKEGENVVLTPINDAVDGFWNTLNEFSTDFKIERDQPKDYDRRDPI is encoded by the coding sequence ATGAATCGAGCTAAGATATTCAAAAATGGAGACAGTCAAGCGATCCGTCTTCCGAAAGAATATAGATTTAAAGGCAAAGAAGTCTATATCCATAAAGAAGGAGAAAACGTAGTATTAACTCCTATAAACGATGCCGTTGATGGATTTTGGAATACTCTAAATGAATTTTCCACTGACTTCAAAATAGAAAGGGATCAGCCTAAGGATTATGATAGGCGTGATCCTATATGA
- the vapC gene encoding type II toxin-antitoxin system tRNA(fMet)-specific endonuclease VapC, whose translation MNKYLLDTNICIYIINQRPDSVYKKFKKVALENIYISSITEFELNFGVEKSLHKEKNRRALADFIGYLNILPFDSNSSEIAAKIRFSLEKLGKPIGPFDLLIASQAISNDHILVTNNEKEFKRIKDLKLENWL comes from the coding sequence ATGAATAAGTATCTTTTAGATACAAATATTTGCATTTATATCATTAATCAAAGACCTGATTCAGTTTATAAGAAATTTAAGAAGGTAGCTTTAGAGAATATCTATATCTCTTCTATTACGGAATTTGAATTAAATTTTGGCGTCGAAAAAAGTCTTCATAAAGAAAAGAATAGAAGAGCATTAGCCGATTTTATCGGATATTTAAATATATTACCGTTTGATAGCAATTCATCAGAGATTGCTGCTAAAATACGTTTCAGTTTAGAGAAATTGGGGAAACCGATAGGCCCTTTTGATCTATTAATCGCATCTCAAGCTATTTCTAATGATCATATCCTTGTGACTAATAATGAAAAAGAGTTCAAAAGGATTAAAGACTTAAAACTAGAGAATTGGTTATAA
- the omp85 gene encoding Omp85 family outer membrane protein has product MFSLRHFFIVCILLPVSIFSEGEKVAIDLNESKRLSKQELKEKRNGWYATGLPVFSEDPVRGQGYGARGFLYQNGNRTDPYFEFQPYKYRFGAQAYKTTKGADYYEFTFDSPFLFDTAYRLKTSVSYSTNKNSQYFGIGTDTLREIQYRDRNQPTGALRNGGNFSDLEDALSYRRPSSPGSVYPYESNVLYNTYEFRSSTATFSVDKTFWGAFRWIIAPEFSQNVIRTYDYPNGRIATNGDYYSVARDPATGWGSPYPNGTSKLTKDYQAGLINGYHGGNVNYIHIGLAYDTRDFEPDPDSGVLLEMNYSSSSKRAGSDFEFEKFFTQGKFFYMPFPKLFEELVVAGRAGLHYSKGEVPFSEYRYMWSIDGPINGLGGLQTLRGYRQERFIAPMIGFGNLEIRWRFGAFKFWDQLVTLSLVPFYDFGRVWNGYHDISTQGYKFSYGTGLRIIWNQATVILIDYAKSREDSQLFIDIGQIF; this is encoded by the coding sequence ATGTTTTCCCTTCGACATTTTTTTATAGTCTGTATCTTACTCCCTGTTTCGATTTTTTCGGAAGGGGAGAAGGTTGCAATCGACCTAAATGAATCCAAACGTCTCTCTAAACAAGAACTGAAAGAAAAAAGAAACGGTTGGTATGCGACTGGACTTCCTGTTTTTTCAGAAGATCCTGTAAGAGGACAGGGATACGGTGCCAGAGGATTTTTATACCAAAATGGAAATCGTACGGATCCTTATTTCGAATTCCAGCCTTACAAATATAGATTCGGTGCTCAAGCTTACAAGACTACAAAAGGTGCAGACTATTACGAATTCACATTTGATAGTCCTTTTCTTTTCGATACCGCTTATAGATTAAAGACAAGTGTTTCGTATAGCACAAATAAGAACTCTCAGTATTTTGGGATTGGAACTGACACGTTACGCGAAATTCAGTATAGAGATCGAAACCAACCTACTGGAGCACTGAGGAATGGTGGTAACTTCTCCGATTTAGAAGATGCACTTTCCTATCGCAGACCTTCTTCTCCCGGATCCGTTTATCCGTATGAAAGTAATGTTTTATATAATACTTATGAATTTCGTTCTTCTACCGCTACATTCTCTGTGGACAAAACTTTTTGGGGAGCTTTCCGCTGGATCATTGCTCCCGAGTTTTCTCAGAATGTGATCCGCACTTACGATTATCCGAACGGAAGAATTGCAACGAATGGAGATTATTATTCAGTAGCAAGGGATCCAGCAACTGGTTGGGGTTCTCCTTATCCGAACGGAACATCTAAACTAACCAAAGATTACCAGGCAGGGCTCATCAATGGATATCATGGTGGAAATGTAAATTATATCCATATAGGACTTGCTTACGATACTAGAGACTTCGAACCGGATCCTGATTCTGGTGTTCTATTAGAGATGAATTATTCTTCTTCTTCCAAACGTGCTGGTTCAGATTTCGAGTTTGAGAAGTTTTTTACCCAAGGAAAATTCTTCTATATGCCTTTTCCGAAACTTTTCGAAGAACTTGTGGTCGCGGGAAGAGCAGGACTTCATTATTCAAAAGGCGAGGTTCCTTTTTCTGAATATCGTTATATGTGGTCCATCGATGGGCCGATCAACGGACTCGGCGGTCTCCAAACTTTAAGAGGTTATAGGCAGGAAAGATTTATCGCACCTATGATAGGTTTTGGAAATTTAGAGATCCGTTGGAGATTTGGGGCCTTCAAATTTTGGGATCAATTGGTTACGTTGAGTCTTGTTCCATTTTATGATTTTGGTAGAGTATGGAATGGATATCATGATATCAGCACCCAAGGTTATAAATTTTCTTATGGAACAGGTTTAAGGATTATCTGGAACCAAGCCACTGTTATACTTATAGATTACGCTAAATCGAGAGAAGATTCTCAACTTTTTATAGATATAGGCCAGATTTTCTAA
- a CDS encoding LIC10421/LIC12816 family protein, producing the protein MKIQSLVGLISILSLFPFALSSFSAEEETKLIEKALVETLSTQEQKEALQKYLTNLSKKKRNEATHLRELASTEPKHHSSQARKKKLVELAAQLDKEASIHEATLKTLQQSLVQ; encoded by the coding sequence ATGAAGATCCAATCACTTGTCGGGCTAATTTCAATTCTGTCCCTGTTCCCATTTGCACTTTCTTCCTTCTCCGCAGAAGAAGAAACAAAACTGATCGAAAAAGCATTGGTGGAAACTTTATCCACTCAAGAACAAAAAGAAGCACTTCAAAAGTATCTGACCAATCTTTCTAAAAAGAAAAGAAATGAAGCGACTCATCTGAGAGAACTTGCTTCTACAGAACCAAAACATCATTCTTCTCAGGCTCGCAAGAAGAAGTTAGTAGAACTGGCAGCTCAACTGGACAAGGAAGCTTCTATCCATGAAGCGACCTTAAAAACTCTGCAACAATCCTTGGTTCAATAA